A region from the Nonlabens sp. YIK11 genome encodes:
- a CDS encoding tetratricopeptide repeat protein: MKTCLTLIVLYLANFLNTTAQEYEADSLMAIGNYREALNSYRELDTTADNTFKMARAYVALGDTDQAINSYKQGLEMEPEAIRPRFELGRLYLRTSNVFESLWLFKQLNEEFPENATYLFYKGQAHEQLKSEDLAMDVYENVLKMDPDYRRARLELVPLLIQNRETGPAIKYCIEVLNENPDDIKFNSLIAQAYYHAKIYSKAIEHLERLFELGNDTEFNRRTLAISYIQDAQWQKGIENIQIFLEQYNDKDADLYFLKSKAHLRLQEYDEAQDAIEYAIMYKRPSIAQEYLQMASIMAAREDFKGTFETMQLAVKENAEDDVAAYQLVVAADRYFKDKKSILKYYERFLDKFGTSSDYAEIAESRANDLKKEIFMNIEK, from the coding sequence ATGAAAACCTGCCTCACTCTAATTGTACTTTATTTAGCAAACTTCTTGAATACGACCGCTCAAGAGTATGAAGCAGATAGCTTGATGGCAATAGGAAATTACCGCGAGGCATTAAATTCCTATCGTGAACTTGACACCACTGCTGACAATACGTTTAAAATGGCTCGAGCTTATGTCGCATTAGGCGACACAGATCAAGCCATCAACTCTTACAAGCAAGGCCTGGAAATGGAACCAGAAGCGATACGACCAAGGTTTGAATTGGGGCGCTTATATTTACGGACCAGCAATGTTTTTGAAAGCCTTTGGTTATTCAAACAGTTAAACGAAGAGTTTCCAGAAAACGCAACCTATCTATTTTATAAGGGACAAGCTCATGAACAATTAAAATCAGAGGATCTAGCCATGGACGTTTATGAGAATGTCCTCAAAATGGATCCTGATTACCGCAGGGCAAGATTGGAACTGGTTCCATTGTTAATTCAAAACAGGGAAACAGGACCAGCGATCAAATACTGTATTGAGGTTTTAAATGAAAACCCTGATGATATCAAATTCAATAGTCTCATTGCTCAAGCCTATTATCATGCCAAGATCTACTCAAAAGCCATTGAGCACCTAGAGCGGCTTTTTGAATTGGGAAATGATACAGAGTTCAATCGCCGTACGCTGGCGATCAGTTACATCCAGGATGCTCAATGGCAAAAAGGCATTGAGAACATTCAAATCTTTCTGGAGCAGTATAACGATAAGGATGCAGACCTATATTTTCTAAAATCAAAAGCGCATCTGCGACTTCAAGAATATGATGAGGCTCAAGATGCCATAGAATATGCCATCATGTATAAAAGGCCATCTATTGCACAGGAATATCTTCAAATGGCATCTATTATGGCGGCAAGAGAGGATTTTAAAGGTACTTTTGAAACGATGCAATTAGCTGTCAAAGAAAACGCAGAAGACGATGTTGCCGCTTACCAATTAGTTGTTGCGGCAGACCGTTATTTTAAGGATAAAAAGTCCATTCTGAAGTACTATGAGCGTTTTCTTGACAAATTTGGAACGTCCAGTGATTATGCAGAGATCGCGGAATCCCGAGCTAATGACCTCAAGAAGGAAATTTTCATGAACATAGAAAAGTGA
- a CDS encoding T9SS type A sorting domain-containing protein → MKTVLLFGMFMMACALSTAQSVNITAATGWLESAYVTWEPVAGADRYDVFYSGNGMTDQQIDTQLIRSYSSYYRADIIGLTAGDYTFKIVPVTSNNPGAAAVTGVVTVMAHDRNGFAHEGGHVPGAYNLEGTLKDNAVVIYITESSKNTVSLNVTGANSNPCVGLQNILDGFKKGRDNRPLAIRLIGNITDLDYMLNGDLVIENDNNANGSITFEGIGSDAVANGWGLRIKRGTNIEVRNLAFMLTDAAEGDNVGLQQDNDHVWVHNCDMFYGAPGGDADQSKGDGALDCKRSTYVTMSYNHFWDTGKSNLLGLSEDTTTGLYITYHHNWYDHSDSRHPRVRFYSAHIYNNYFDGNSKYGSGSTNGSSLFIEGNYFRKCKYPMLTSRQGTDISGGSSGTFSGEDGGFIKAFNNTISGQQRLVYYDPVNAPVQFDAYQAAARSEQIPSNLTSFQGNNAYNNFDTDASLYVNTINIDTPEEARDKVMQYSGRVSGGDITWAFNNAVDDNDSGVNSGLAALLQSYSTSIVSIQGDQGTNQSAQTLTIPDNNEQAVNSGESIEAMVFIWGGDATSASVSGLPSAGIVFTIDSSAKTVTISGTPTENVSFTVTTTGTAGSPVSGTGSIRINGVAGDDEIHNFTASGLTSNFYSFSGANINSTAGSTTYDGLTLTTRLKIESSTNISYSTSTESELTLVFDPTFNGTIKLDNTSYTASNGLLIIPSVNSGSHQITKGSVANLYYIKTAYTLGIGDIEDLENVSLYPNPTSGIVSLKHSLDRIERIEVYNVLGSLINVMENPTDTVDLRSFSAGIYLMKIVTPNGSITKRMIKK, encoded by the coding sequence ATGAAAACAGTTTTACTTTTTGGCATGTTTATGATGGCTTGCGCTTTGTCGACCGCACAATCTGTTAATATCACGGCCGCTACAGGATGGCTGGAGTCTGCCTATGTGACTTGGGAACCAGTGGCCGGCGCAGATCGTTATGACGTTTTTTACAGCGGTAATGGCATGACTGATCAACAGATCGATACCCAGCTCATACGCAGTTATAGCAGCTATTATCGTGCAGACATTATAGGTCTTACGGCTGGAGATTATACGTTTAAAATCGTTCCCGTCACTTCAAACAATCCTGGAGCAGCAGCGGTCACTGGTGTAGTAACCGTTATGGCTCACGATCGCAATGGATTTGCCCATGAAGGTGGTCATGTACCTGGAGCCTATAATCTGGAAGGAACATTAAAGGATAATGCGGTCGTTATTTATATTACTGAAAGTTCTAAAAATACGGTCTCTTTGAACGTCACTGGCGCCAATAGTAACCCTTGTGTTGGTCTACAAAATATACTGGATGGATTTAAAAAAGGTCGCGATAATCGACCTCTCGCGATACGACTTATAGGTAATATTACAGACTTGGATTATATGCTTAATGGAGACCTTGTCATTGAAAACGACAACAATGCTAATGGATCCATCACGTTTGAAGGAATAGGATCTGATGCGGTAGCTAACGGTTGGGGACTTAGAATCAAACGAGGAACCAACATTGAAGTACGCAATCTGGCTTTTATGCTCACTGATGCCGCCGAAGGTGATAACGTAGGGCTACAGCAAGATAACGACCATGTATGGGTTCATAATTGCGATATGTTTTATGGAGCGCCTGGTGGTGATGCTGATCAATCTAAAGGCGACGGTGCGCTGGATTGCAAGCGATCTACTTATGTAACGATGTCTTATAATCACTTTTGGGATACTGGTAAAAGCAATTTGCTGGGATTGAGCGAGGACACAACCACTGGTTTGTATATTACCTATCATCACAATTGGTACGATCATTCTGATTCTCGTCATCCACGAGTTAGATTTTATTCTGCTCACATCTACAATAATTACTTTGATGGTAATTCCAAATATGGCTCTGGATCAACTAACGGCTCTTCCTTATTCATTGAAGGAAATTACTTTAGAAAGTGTAAATACCCTATGCTTACTTCAAGGCAAGGAACTGACATCTCTGGCGGTTCTTCTGGCACCTTCTCTGGTGAGGATGGTGGCTTTATCAAAGCATTTAATAATACTATAAGTGGTCAACAACGTCTCGTTTATTATGACCCTGTCAATGCACCAGTCCAATTTGATGCCTATCAAGCTGCAGCCAGAAGCGAGCAAATCCCATCAAATCTCACCTCTTTCCAAGGAAACAATGCTTATAACAATTTTGATACAGACGCCAGCCTCTATGTGAATACCATTAATATCGATACACCAGAAGAGGCGCGTGACAAGGTCATGCAATATTCTGGCAGAGTCAGTGGTGGCGATATAACTTGGGCTTTTAATAATGCGGTCGATGACAATGATTCTGGAGTCAATTCTGGACTTGCGGCTCTATTGCAATCCTATAGTACTAGTATTGTCTCCATTCAAGGTGATCAAGGAACCAATCAAAGCGCTCAAACCTTGACAATCCCAGACAATAACGAACAAGCTGTAAATAGCGGTGAAAGTATTGAAGCTATGGTCTTTATTTGGGGCGGCGATGCTACGTCTGCCAGCGTTTCAGGTTTGCCTAGCGCTGGGATTGTTTTTACAATTGATTCTTCTGCAAAGACAGTGACGATAAGCGGAACTCCTACAGAAAACGTGAGCTTTACGGTAACGACGACAGGTACAGCAGGTTCACCAGTTTCCGGAACTGGATCTATTAGAATTAATGGAGTCGCAGGTGATGATGAGATCCACAATTTTACGGCCTCTGGTTTAACCAGTAATTTCTATTCCTTTTCAGGTGCAAACATCAACTCAACAGCAGGATCCACCACCTATGATGGTCTTACCTTGACGACACGACTCAAAATTGAGTCTTCCACAAACATATCCTACTCAACATCTACAGAGTCAGAACTTACACTGGTATTTGACCCGACTTTTAACGGTACGATCAAACTAGACAACACGAGCTACACTGCATCAAATGGGTTGCTAATCATCCCTTCAGTAAACAGCGGCTCACATCAGATCACCAAAGGCAGTGTTGCTAACTTATATTATATAAAAACAGCTTACACGTTAGGTATAGGAGACATTGAAGATCTTGAAAATGTCAGCCTATATCCTAATCCTACATCTGGAATAGTCTCTTTAAAACATAGCTTAGATCGCATCGAGCGAATAGAGGTGTATAATGTTTTAGGATCACTAATCAATGTTATGGAAAACCCAACCGATACCGTAGATCTTAGGTCCTTTAGCGCTGGTATCTACTTGATGAAGATCGTTACTCCTAATGGGTCGATTACCAAGCGGATGATTAAAAAGTAA
- a CDS encoding alpha/beta hydrolase: MIAQSFEIDVWETNIPNAINNQNYQESPIIEGKELMKTSQVTTPTLTIFKPENPNGTAVLILPGGGYKHLAIHKEGTKIARWLNTLGITGIVLKYRLPSDVIMDEKSIGPLQDAQKALRVARSNAATWGIDPAKIGVMGFSAGGHLAATLSTGYDDEVYIENSDVSAKPNFSMLIYPVITMHDEFTHQGSKSNLLGENPTSDQIDIYSTENRINQKTPPTILIHALDDTSVPYQNSVMYFEALQKHNISSEIHLYQKGGHGFGLNEDGPARNWPAACEQWLRTNALL, translated from the coding sequence ATGATCGCACAGTCTTTTGAAATTGATGTATGGGAAACTAATATTCCTAATGCTATCAATAATCAAAACTATCAGGAATCTCCAATAATAGAAGGCAAGGAGCTGATGAAGACCTCTCAGGTGACTACACCTACCTTGACCATCTTTAAGCCAGAAAACCCCAACGGTACCGCTGTACTCATTTTACCTGGAGGTGGTTATAAACATCTTGCCATTCATAAGGAAGGAACCAAGATCGCACGATGGTTGAATACCTTGGGCATTACGGGAATTGTTCTCAAATATCGTCTGCCATCAGATGTTATCATGGATGAAAAAAGCATTGGTCCTTTACAGGATGCTCAAAAGGCCTTGAGAGTCGCAAGAAGCAACGCTGCTACTTGGGGAATTGATCCAGCGAAAATTGGAGTCATGGGATTTTCAGCTGGTGGACATCTAGCCGCTACCTTATCCACTGGATACGATGATGAGGTGTATATTGAGAATAGTGATGTAAGTGCAAAACCTAATTTTTCTATGTTGATTTATCCCGTGATCACTATGCATGATGAATTTACGCATCAAGGATCTAAATCCAATCTTCTAGGTGAGAACCCTACATCAGATCAAATTGACATATACTCCACCGAAAACAGAATTAACCAAAAAACGCCACCAACGATTTTGATTCACGCTTTGGATGATACATCCGTGCCATATCAAAATAGTGTGATGTATTTTGAAGCATTACAAAAGCACAATATATCGTCAGAAATACACTTGTATCAAAAAGGTGGACACGGTTTTGGACTCAATGAAGATGGGCCTGCCAGGAATTGGCCAGCAGCCTGCGAGCAATGGCTGCGCACTAACGCACTACTATAG
- a CDS encoding rhamnogalacturonan acetylesterase, whose protein sequence is MKLYNKFALLLLLTFSFAIAQEHVEDSQVITIHSIGDSTMAIKPNPDDNPERGWAQMLPGFLSGNIALENYAVNGRSTRSFITEGRWEKVLENLKMGDYVFIQFGHNDQKENDPKRYTNPHTAYRANLIKFVEDSRAKGAIPILFTSIVRRNYNENGTLVDTHGDYPVEVRQVAQEYNVPLIDLQYQTELLVESFGQEDSKDLYLHYKPREIAYYPEGKEDDTHLSVLGATHVARLAVASLIQKVPALSVYLKAD, encoded by the coding sequence ATGAAACTCTATAACAAATTTGCACTGCTGCTGCTTTTGACATTCTCCTTTGCAATAGCACAAGAGCATGTGGAAGACTCTCAGGTAATCACCATTCATAGCATTGGAGATTCTACCATGGCGATAAAACCCAACCCAGATGACAATCCAGAACGAGGCTGGGCGCAAATGCTACCAGGATTTTTATCGGGTAACATTGCCCTGGAAAATTATGCGGTCAACGGCAGGAGCACACGCAGCTTTATTACAGAAGGACGATGGGAAAAAGTGCTGGAAAATTTAAAAATGGGTGATTATGTATTTATCCAGTTTGGTCACAACGATCAAAAGGAAAATGACCCTAAACGATATACCAATCCGCATACCGCATATCGTGCGAACCTCATCAAGTTTGTGGAAGACAGCAGAGCTAAAGGAGCTATTCCAATTTTGTTCACATCGATTGTAAGACGCAATTACAATGAAAACGGAACCCTAGTCGATACACATGGTGATTACCCAGTAGAAGTCCGTCAGGTGGCTCAAGAATACAATGTCCCTTTGATTGACCTTCAATATCAAACCGAATTGTTAGTGGAGTCCTTTGGCCAGGAAGATTCAAAGGATCTTTACCTGCATTATAAGCCTAGAGAAATAGCATATTACCCGGAAGGTAAAGAGGATGATACACATTTATCTGTTTTGGGAGCCACTCATGTGGCGCGACTGGCAGTAGCCAGCCTGATACAAAAAGTACCAGCATTATCCGTTTATTTAAAAGCAGATTAA
- a CDS encoding glycosyltransferase: MSFVVLLISFGYCLILLGLAMPALRYIPSSLSRKRTQQHHRFSIIVVYRNEVRALPRLLESIRQMNFPKDACEWWFVNDESTDGSKSVVQDFASGNPSIQIHLLERPKRSASAKKDGITAAVSQSSYDHIITTDADCVLPKTWLLSFNDHYQQFADAMLVAAPVQLSGKGFIAAIQQLEMMALQAITAGSFAMRQPFICNGANLSFSKNAFNLVDGYVGNDQFSSGDDVFLLEKLAAEDVLQCHYLKSEEAIVTTLAKSSFKTLIEQRARWSRKGKHTKSLLNKLVSAHVFLMNLLFLGVPILLLLELMDFKLGVMVMLIKFFTDAVVLLIGNQVTPFLWARYFFIQFFVYPFVVIAVAARSLGTIEWHGRSIDQE; encoded by the coding sequence ATGAGTTTTGTGGTACTGCTCATCAGTTTTGGGTACTGTTTGATACTGTTGGGACTCGCCATGCCAGCATTGAGGTATATACCTAGTTCGCTTTCGCGAAAGCGAACTCAACAACATCATCGCTTTTCCATCATCGTTGTGTATAGAAATGAGGTACGTGCTTTGCCCAGATTACTGGAGTCCATCCGGCAAATGAATTTCCCTAAAGATGCTTGCGAATGGTGGTTTGTCAACGATGAATCTACCGATGGAAGCAAAAGTGTGGTTCAGGATTTTGCTTCTGGAAATCCTTCCATACAGATTCATTTACTGGAACGACCCAAACGCAGCGCCAGTGCTAAAAAAGACGGCATCACCGCTGCGGTTTCACAATCCAGCTATGATCACATCATAACCACAGATGCCGACTGTGTCCTGCCTAAAACCTGGCTATTAAGCTTTAACGATCACTACCAGCAATTTGCCGATGCGATGCTGGTGGCCGCGCCAGTACAGTTATCTGGAAAGGGCTTTATTGCAGCCATACAACAGCTGGAAATGATGGCGCTACAAGCCATCACGGCTGGGTCGTTTGCCATGCGCCAACCTTTTATTTGCAATGGCGCCAATCTTTCCTTTTCCAAAAACGCTTTTAATCTAGTTGATGGTTATGTTGGTAACGACCAGTTTTCAAGTGGTGATGATGTTTTTCTTTTGGAAAAATTAGCCGCCGAGGATGTCCTACAGTGTCATTACCTCAAAAGCGAAGAAGCTATCGTAACCACACTTGCCAAAAGCTCTTTCAAAACTCTCATTGAACAACGCGCTCGATGGTCACGTAAGGGGAAGCACACTAAAAGCCTACTCAACAAACTGGTAAGCGCTCATGTATTCTTGATGAACCTGCTGTTTCTGGGCGTTCCCATATTACTCTTACTGGAGTTGATGGACTTCAAATTAGGAGTCATGGTTATGCTCATCAAGTTTTTTACAGATGCGGTAGTGCTACTGATAGGCAACCAAGTGACACCATTTTTATGGGCACGGTATTTTTTTATTCAGTTTTTTGTGTATCCATTTGTTGTCATCGCTGTTGCGGCGCGCAGTCTAGGCACTATTGAATGGCATGGTAGATCTATTGATCAAGAGTAG
- the ruvC gene encoding crossover junction endodeoxyribonuclease RuvC has protein sequence MARERIILGIDPGTAIMGFGVIKITGKTMSFIQMNELDLRKVTDPYVKLRKIFERTLELIDTHHPDEIALEAPFFGKNVQSMLKLGRAQGVAMAAGLSRDIPVTEYAPRRIKQSITGKGTASKEQVALMLKSTLNLKELPKNLDMTDGLAAAVCHFYSSGRVEVGKSYTGWAAFVKQNEKRVKK, from the coding sequence TTGGCAAGAGAACGTATCATTTTGGGTATCGATCCGGGAACGGCGATCATGGGATTTGGAGTCATTAAGATCACTGGAAAAACCATGTCTTTTATCCAGATGAACGAATTGGACCTGCGGAAGGTGACCGATCCATATGTCAAACTGCGAAAAATCTTTGAGCGTACCCTAGAATTAATCGATACGCACCATCCAGACGAGATCGCACTGGAAGCACCTTTTTTTGGTAAAAATGTGCAATCCATGCTCAAATTGGGCCGAGCTCAAGGTGTCGCCATGGCTGCTGGACTTTCTAGAGACATTCCAGTTACCGAATATGCACCACGACGCATCAAGCAATCCATTACGGGTAAGGGAACAGCGAGCAAGGAACAGGTGGCATTAATGCTCAAGAGCACCTTGAATCTCAAAGAACTTCCTAAAAACCTCGACATGACCGACGGACTCGCCGCAGCTGTTTGTCACTTTTATTCCAGCGGTAGGGTTGAGGTAGGCAAGAGCTACACGGGTTGGGCCGCGTTTGTAAAACAAAACGAAAAAAGAGTTAAAAAGTAG
- the pelA gene encoding pectate lyase, with translation MRVYMSLVCFLLFQAVQAQILDKSWRDIVTDSSAEWYASSEAREIAENVLLYQRDIGGWPKNIQMQEALSTKEKQELSEIQSTAKGVTTDNGATFQEMLFLSKIHEQQPDERYRTAFLKALGYLLEAQYPNGGWPQFYPLKKGYATHITYNDDSMVNIMNVLKEVKDNSGYYSIQPPKETLERVKTAFDKGVSCILQTQYVQDGILTGWCAQHDEVTLEPAMGRAYELPSLSGKESAKIVLLLMSIEDPSIAVMESVASAHAWLQRVKIEGLREVRTYDDDGKVINKVMVQDEEAPPLWARFMELENNRPFFCDRDGIKKYSLDEIGAERRNGYGWYTNEPKEVLKTYDRWVKAHNVIEKLKAKTAAPKDPFNVTVAKDGTGDYSSIQDAINNAKSFPYEKITIMVKNGIYKEKVRIYEWNTHINLIGESKEQTIITYDDYFDKLALGRNSTFHTPTLSIDADDVLVKNLTIENSAGEVGQAVALAINSNRVAMVNCNLLGNQDTVYASGNGKQYFKDCYIEGTTDFIFGNATAFFENCEIHSKKDSYITAASTDEMADFGFVFKNCKLTAAENVDEVYLGRPWRIDAQTVFMDSDMGDHILPVGWDNWSKPDAEKTAFYAEYKNRGKGYAPERRVSWSKQLKKSQAKKYNIKNILGEHKKSSKKEWYETL, from the coding sequence ATGAGAGTTTACATGTCATTAGTTTGCTTCCTGCTGTTTCAAGCTGTTCAGGCGCAAATCCTAGACAAATCCTGGAGAGATATTGTAACAGACAGTAGCGCAGAATGGTATGCGTCTAGTGAAGCTCGAGAAATAGCAGAAAACGTTTTGCTATATCAAAGAGACATAGGTGGCTGGCCTAAAAATATCCAGATGCAGGAAGCGCTCTCTACCAAAGAAAAGCAAGAGTTAAGCGAGATACAATCGACTGCCAAAGGCGTTACCACAGATAACGGTGCGACTTTTCAAGAAATGCTATTCCTTTCAAAGATTCACGAGCAACAGCCAGATGAAAGATATAGAACTGCATTTTTAAAAGCCTTGGGTTACCTGCTGGAGGCACAGTATCCCAATGGCGGCTGGCCTCAGTTTTATCCGCTCAAGAAGGGTTATGCTACTCACATCACCTATAATGACGATAGCATGGTCAATATCATGAATGTGCTGAAAGAGGTAAAAGACAATTCTGGCTATTATTCCATCCAGCCGCCCAAGGAAACTTTGGAACGGGTCAAAACAGCTTTTGATAAAGGTGTCTCTTGCATCCTACAAACTCAATATGTGCAGGATGGTATATTGACAGGCTGGTGCGCGCAGCATGATGAGGTGACTCTTGAACCCGCTATGGGAAGAGCCTATGAATTACCGTCATTAAGCGGAAAGGAATCTGCTAAAATCGTTCTTCTACTCATGTCCATCGAGGACCCATCAATCGCGGTTATGGAATCTGTTGCCAGCGCTCATGCATGGTTGCAACGTGTAAAGATTGAAGGCTTGAGAGAAGTAAGAACCTATGATGATGATGGCAAGGTGATCAATAAGGTAATGGTGCAGGATGAAGAGGCACCACCATTGTGGGCTCGTTTTATGGAACTGGAAAACAATAGACCTTTCTTTTGTGATAGAGATGGAATCAAAAAATATTCTTTGGATGAGATAGGAGCAGAGCGCAGGAACGGTTACGGTTGGTACACAAACGAGCCTAAAGAAGTACTTAAAACCTATGACCGATGGGTGAAAGCTCATAATGTGATTGAAAAATTGAAAGCCAAGACCGCTGCGCCAAAGGATCCTTTTAATGTAACGGTGGCAAAGGACGGCACTGGCGACTATTCTTCCATTCAGGATGCTATTAATAATGCAAAATCCTTTCCTTATGAAAAGATCACAATTATGGTCAAAAATGGAATATATAAAGAGAAGGTCAGAATCTACGAATGGAATACACACATCAATTTGATAGGAGAAAGTAAGGAGCAAACCATCATTACTTATGATGACTATTTTGATAAATTGGCCTTAGGCCGCAACAGCACCTTCCATACACCAACCTTATCCATAGACGCAGATGATGTTTTAGTGAAAAACTTGACGATTGAAAATTCGGCTGGAGAAGTTGGACAAGCCGTGGCATTAGCGATCAATTCAAATAGGGTAGCGATGGTCAACTGCAACTTGTTAGGGAATCAAGACACGGTTTACGCCTCTGGAAATGGTAAGCAATATTTCAAGGATTGCTATATTGAAGGAACAACGGATTTCATTTTTGGCAACGCCACGGCGTTCTTTGAGAACTGTGAGATTCACAGTAAAAAGGACTCTTACATCACAGCCGCTTCTACCGATGAGATGGCAGATTTTGGTTTTGTATTCAAAAACTGTAAGCTAACTGCTGCTGAAAATGTAGACGAAGTCTACCTAGGCAGACCATGGAGAATTGATGCCCAAACCGTTTTTATGGATAGCGATATGGGTGATCACATCTTACCGGTAGGTTGGGATAATTGGTCCAAGCCTGATGCTGAAAAAACAGCCTTTTATGCGGAATATAAAAACCGAGGAAAAGGATATGCTCCAGAACGCCGCGTCTCATGGTCCAAGCAATTGAAAAAGTCCCAAGCTAAAAAGTACAACATCAAAAACATATTGGGTGAACATAAAAAATCATCAAAAAAGGAGTGGTATGAAACTCTATAA
- a CDS encoding Cof-type HAD-IIB family hydrolase, with protein sequence MIQLIATDIDGTLLDGNRFISAKTAEIFNQLELPKILISARMPQAMYYLQEALNIQGLPIVCYNGALVLHQEEVLHSDSISFDIIKDLATIGLDHDIHVSLYRGKEWFVIQRDQWTLREINNTRVEPTVQDLEETLEYFKKTQDAGGAHKIMFMGDADRMELAFAKAEKYHSSMVHLYRSKDTYTEISPKNISKKSALELLIQRNYPSIAMSGVAAFGDNYNDTEMLAGAGYGVAVANGRDEVKQAANHITAHHKEDGVALWLEEFVLNKKATL encoded by the coding sequence ATGATACAACTCATCGCCACAGACATCGACGGTACGCTACTGGATGGAAACCGTTTTATTTCTGCAAAAACTGCAGAAATCTTCAATCAATTGGAGCTGCCTAAGATCCTCATTTCTGCGCGCATGCCGCAAGCCATGTACTACTTGCAGGAAGCGCTTAATATTCAAGGGCTGCCTATTGTCTGTTATAACGGCGCCTTGGTGCTGCATCAAGAAGAGGTTCTACATAGTGATAGTATTTCTTTTGATATCATCAAGGACCTCGCTACAATAGGCCTGGATCACGATATCCACGTCAGTTTGTATCGTGGCAAGGAGTGGTTTGTAATCCAACGGGACCAGTGGACACTTAGGGAAATCAACAACACGCGTGTAGAGCCTACCGTTCAGGATTTGGAAGAGACCTTGGAGTATTTCAAAAAAACTCAAGATGCCGGTGGTGCCCATAAAATTATGTTCATGGGTGATGCAGATCGTATGGAACTCGCTTTCGCGAAAGCGGAAAAATATCATTCCTCAATGGTTCATTTGTACCGCTCAAAAGATACCTATACTGAAATATCGCCTAAGAACATCTCCAAAAAATCAGCCCTGGAATTATTGATCCAGCGCAATTATCCATCCATCGCCATGTCTGGCGTGGCAGCCTTTGGCGATAATTATAATGATACTGAGATGCTCGCTGGCGCTGGATATGGAGTTGCGGTAGCTAATGGCCGCGATGAGGTCAAACAGGCCGCAAATCACATCACAGCCCATCATAAGGAAGATGGCGTGGCCCTATGGCTGGAGGAATTTGTACTCAACAAAAAAGCGACCCTGTAG
- a CDS encoding GIY-YIG nuclease family protein produces the protein MCIRHFVYVIHSKAIDCYYKGYSQHPENRLAQHNAAQSKFTSRANDKKLVFKEEFPTKNEALTREKVI, from the coding sequence ATGTGCATTAGACATTTTGTTTATGTAATTCACTCTAAAGCTATCGATTGCTATTACAAAGGCTACAGCCAGCACCCTGAGAATAGACTGGCACAACACAATGCTGCTCAAAGCAAGTTTACTTCAAGAGCAAATGACAAGAAATTAGTATTTAAAGAAGAGTTTCCAACTAAGAACGAAGCATTGACAAGAGAAAAAGTCATTTAA